GTGTCGAGGATTCTTGGTGGGTTTAGTGAGGTCGGATTATCATGGCCACTGACCCCTGACATCGACGACCCAAAGTTAGAAACACTGTTGTTTCCCAACCCCCAGGGTCGCCCCAAGAACTGCGAGGAACCCGACTGGAACTACATTCATCTTGAGTACAAGAAGAAAGGTGTCACACTGCAACTACTGTGGGAGGAGTATAAGGCAGAGCACCAGGATGGATACCAGTACAGCCAGTTCTGTGAACGCTATCGACAGTGGAAGAAGACACTTCAGATTTCCATGCGGCAAGAGCATCGCGCGGGAGAGAAAATGTTTGTAGACTACGCAGGTCCGACAGTTCCGTACATTGACTTGGAAACCGGGGAGGTCCTACAAGCACAAATATTTGTGGCAGTGCTAGGTGCCACTAGTTATACCTTTGTGGAAGCACAACCGTCGCAAGCTCTAGCTTCATTTATCGGTGGACATGTGCACGCCTTTGAGTTTTTTGGAGGTGTTCCGCAACTCATTGTTCCAGACAACCTCAAATCCGCGGTGTTGCAACCAGACCGTTACGAACCTATTCCCAACGCGTCATACCATGAGATGGCAGCTCATTACGGTACAGCCATCCTGCCAGCTCGCCCCAGAAAACCAAAGGACAAGCCCCATGCGGAAGCAGGGGTATTACTTGCTGAACGCTGGATCCTAGCGGTCTTACGGAACCGGCGCTTCTTCAGCATAGACGAGATTAATCAAGCCATTCGTCCGTTAGTTACCAAGCTCAATGAGAAGCCGTTTCAGAAGCTGGAGGGCTCACGCAGGTCCCTGTTTGAGCGCATTGACCAGCCAGCCCTCCGACCGCTTCCTACCTCCCGGTATGAGTTCGCCGTGTGGCGAAAGGTGAAGGCAAACATAGACTACCACGTAGAAGCAAGCAAGTCCTACTACAGTGTTCCATATCAACTGGTCGGCAAGGAACTAGAGGTTCGGCTCACCCAGAGTGTCGTGGAAATCTTTCACCGAGGAACACGAGTTGCTAGTCACCCTAGAACGTACAAAAAAGGGAAATACGTCACCGAGCCTGCACACCGCCCGAAGTCTCATCAAAAGCACGTAGAGTGGTCACCCTCCCGGCTCATTGACTGGGGCAAGAGCATCGGTCCGAACACTGGGGAGCTCGTAAAGCAGCTTATCGAAAGCCGTCCGCACCCTGAACAAGGATATCGCTCGTGTCTGGGCCTCATTCGTCTCAGCGAGAGTTACCCAAGAGAGCGCTTTGAGAATGCAGCAAGGCGGGCACTGGCTCTAAATTCGTATTCTTACAAGACCGTAAAATCAATTCTCAAGTCAAACGTTGACCAGTGCACTCTGCCCTTGGATATGTCTGAAGCTCCGCCCATTACGCACGAGAATATCCGTGGACCTGAATACTACAGCAATCCGTTAAGTGCGAGAAAAGACCTTATCAACTAAACCACACCGGGGCAGTCCATCTGCCCCTCTGGAGGCGAATTATTGTGCTCAACAATCAAACCATACAGATTTTGCGTGAGATGCGACTACCAGGCATGGCAGATGCCTACGCTCATCAACTTCAAACACCTAATCTCTCTGAGCTGACCTTTGAAGAGAGATTTGGCATGCTTGTTGACGCAGAGTACACTGCACGCCAGAATCACCGACTCACAAGACTGCTCCGGGAAGCCCATCTAAAGGTTCAAGCACACCCAGAAGACATTGACTATCATCAGGCACGCGGAGTCGACCAAGGATTACTCCGCAGCCTCTTCACCGGACAGTGGATCGCCTCTCATCATAATCTTATTCTGACCGGCCCGACAGGTCCTGTGTCATGGTACTCCTCCTCGCTATTTGGCCACTCGAAAGGTCTAATCCCCAGTGAATTGCAGCTAAATTTCACCGTCTTCGTGTAAGTTAGTGCTGTCACCAGAAGAATTAGACCTTTTGCAAATGGGGTTGAAAGTGCTCAGCCAAAAACCTACTCAATTGGCTAATACCCTTGTTCACTAGAATCGCTTATCTACATCAAATCTTAGATCGTTCGAATTTGCAATATTTGTCCTATTCCTGTTCAGAGAAAGGGCACTTCTGTCGGCGCTAGCGGAACATGAAATCGGTATCCCCTTCGCTTACCATTTTGAACATAGACAGCGGGCAACAGTCCACTGCGCATGCGATTCAATACGGTCTGTCTCGTACAGTTCAGACGATCCGCAGCTACTCTTAACTCAACCCAATCCACAGATGGCTCGTTCACCAGCCGTTCCCGTAGATGGTCGGTAATTTCAATCTGCCAAGGAGCCCCCTGGGCAACTTGCTGCCCTTGAATGAAACCCTCTCGCAACCATCTCAGCACGGTAGCAGTACTCACGCTTAGTTCGTCAGCAGCCTGGGCTACGGTATACATGTTTTCAGTCTCGGACGTGTTTGAATGGCCGGAGAAGACGGGAATGTTATAGTGATTTCTGAGTGAACAGACTCGGCCCGCGTTGAAATTGTTACCCTTTCCAGTGCGAATGTGTTGACGTACCAAAATCCGTGCAATCACATCATCAGGGTAATGAAGCGCTAAACGTCGAACAAGGTCGACCGTCTCCTCTTCTGTAGAATTTCCGTGATGCCCGACCTTATTGAGTGGGCTGGTAAAATGCGTGACAGCACCGCCCTCCCATTGAACCGTGCAACGGGCCACACGCTGCTCTTGATCAACAAGAACTACGATGCTCCTAATGAGTGTTCTAAGGAGTTCCTTTCGATCCCTATTGGTAGTTTGTGGTGAATTCCAGACCCTTTTCAGCCCCCTTCCCAGAGCATGTATCCGACTCTTTTCTTCGGCAGTTAAGGGATTATGTTTGCGGTCCCGACGCTCCTCAAGCAGCTTTTGTACGCGTTGCACTTCACGCAACCCTCGCTCCCAAGCTTTTTCCATCGTACGAGCAACCAGTCTGTTTTCCGGCTCAACTCGATCGTATTGCCGTTTGGCACGTTCAGCATCGTAAAGAGCCTTTTCAAGTTGCTTCTCAAGAAGTTTTTCCTCAGCAACATGTCTCATTTCGGCCTGCTCCATTGCTTCACCAATAATTGCTAATCTGGCGGGTGTTACGGTGTCAAGAAAAAGGCGAGCAACGTGCTGGTCCAAGCGCTTTCCGCCAAGTCCTTGACAGACATGCTCGGCCCCTTGCATTCTTTGTGCTTGGCCACAAATATATCTCTGCACGTTGCCACCTTTACCGCCATAAGAAACCAACATCCTGCGGCCACACTTTCCGCAAACTAGCAGCCCCTGAAGTAAGGCCGCTCCCTGCTGGGGGGAACCTGAGTTCCGGGGGCCTTTAAAGTTCCGACGTAGGAGTTCCTGGTTGGTAACAAAGGTATCCCAAGAAATATAGGGCTCATGATGATCGTGAATTACAATGGGCCATTCCTCGCGGGCCACCTGCCTGGCTTTCACCTGAAGCCGACCGTCTGGCCCTATAGACTTTTCATATTTAGTTCTACCGAACACAAAAGTGCCAGCGTATATAGGATTGGTCAGGATCCCGTGGATCGTTTTATAAGTGGGGAGTTTCCATGTTAGGCCCTTACTTGGGTGCATGACAGGAACTTGAATTTCTTCGGCCCGAAACCAGGTGAGCACCCGTCTGGCCGTTTTCAGTACAAGAAATTGTTGAAAGACCAGTTGGATGGCTGTCACAATCGCTTCATTACGCGCAACCACCACTTTGTCATCGTCATCATACTCATAGCCAGCCGGCAGCCAAGTTTTGAGTTCCCCCTTCTGAGCTTTATGCAATAAACCACCTTGCATCCGACTGCGAATGAGATGCAGTTCAGCCTCACTCATCGTTCCCTTTAACCCTAGTAGCAACCGATCATTGTACGACGAAGGATCGTAGACTCCATCCGAATCAGCGATCAGTGTATTACACATTGCACATAGGTCCAACAAGTGGTACCAATCCGCATTGTTCCGGGCAAGACGAGAGACTTCGAGTCCAAGAATGATACCAACATCACCGAGTCCGACGTCTGCAACGAGCTGCTTGAATCCGGCACGTCCTCCGTCCGCACCACTCTGCCCTAGGTCCTGGTCTATAACTAGAATCTGTGGTGCTACCCAGCCTAAGGTCTTAGCACGTTCAACTAACTCATATTGTCTTTGCTGGCTTTCTAAATGGCCAAGAACCTGCGACATTGTAGATTGACGAACATATACACATGCCTTTCGTTCCAATTGCCTGTGCGTGATTTTAGAATGGGCGTTATTCAAGGATGTTACGCCCCTCTCTGACGTGCTCTATTCGACACAGTAGGGCAGCAATGGCTCGGATTACCTTGATGCGACATTCTTCAGGGAGGGAGGCCCATTCCGGTGCGGATAAATCTACTTGATTTTCGTCCTCAAACAAACTAACCTGTCTCATGCAAGCTCCTCCTAACGATTGTGAGATTTGTTCGCGCAAATTCACTCTACGTTCGGAGGAGTTCTATTTTCAAGATGATCAACAAGCAACAGAAACTTGCGTATAGCCTCAATAGATGCAAGCAGGGCCGACTCATCTGATGTTACATTTTGACCAGATTGGGAATCGAACCACCTCGCCGGCAGACAGCCAATCGATTCGTCGGCTAATTGTACCTTGTAGTACGGCCCGTCCTTACATTGTTGTTTACCTAGTAAAAGAAACTCGTTTCCGTGTAAAGGGTGTCCTAGGAAGCTCATAATAACTTTCTCTTGCGAAATGTACTTATCATGTGCTGTGTCGTACCGGTATTGGTAAGACATTCATCGCTTGCGCCCTGGGTACATCAGCTTGCCGTTTAGGATTGAGAGTACGATACTACCGACTTTCTCGTCTGTTCCAGGAAATGTTTGTCGCTCGAGGAGATGGATCGTACTCGAAGATGGTAAAAGCATTGCTAAAAGTCGACTTACTGATTCTTGACGATTGGGGGTTGGCTCAAATGTCTGCACAAGAGAGCCGTGACCTACTGGACGTCATGGACGACCGCTTCTCAACACACTCGACCTGTATTATCAGCCAAATTCCTGTTGAACACTGGCATCAGCAATTCGTTGACTCGACGGTCGCAGATGCGATTCTTGACCGCCTCGTACACAATGCTCACCAACTAAATTTGAGAGGAGAATCCATGCGGAAAGTTACAAGTAACTTGTCAAAAACCGAGGAGTCTGGTAAGTAGAAATCAGGCACACTTTGGAATTGAACGAGGCGGCCGATATTTATTGGAGCACATGGCCGACAATTAGCGGAATGAATGGCTGATTCCTATCGGAATTGCTGGCCGACATCAACCGGACCTGACGGCCGATTCCTAACGGATTGGATGGCCGATTTGGCCGGAATACGCAATACAAAGTACGACAGGGGTATAAGTACGAACCAGACAAATTTGGTACGGCCAAATTGAACCAAACACCATCGGATATAGTAAAACCTCCGTGTGTTAAGGAGTGCCCTGTTCAACTTGAAGCAATCGTTAAACATATTCATGATTTTGGAGATGACCCGAGTACATTAGCAGCTATCGAAGTTAAAATTGTGAAGTCCCACATTAACGAACAGATATTGCTGGATGGAGAGAAAAATTATATTGACCCGGATAAGTGGAATCCGCTAATCATGAACTTTTGTGAGTTTTATGGTATTGGGGAAAAGGTACATCCGTCTCGATTGGCTCCAGTCTTCGCGCCACCTGTCCGTCAGTGATAATGTTCTTGCGAATAACCCTCATCTGACAAGAAAAGGAGCTCAACAGCATGCCTAGCTATATGGACGTGCTGTTGAGCATTTGCCCCCCGTTGAAATTTGTCTTAGTGTCTGATTGAACAACGTTAATGGATAGAAATGGCGACTTATCAGATTTTGAGTAATTTGCCGAATTACTCTTGACTCACGAAGTTCTTTATCGTCCATCTTTACAAGTTCACTCAACTGCATCCAGGTCGCTTCACTTACATCCGGATACAACCCCACATTTTGGATACCACCAATAACTTCAGCAGTGAAGTTGAACAAGATAACTTGGTCATGAGTGTTACTTTCAAAGTTATAGATCCCCGTAGTGTTCGTGAGTTTTACATCCAATCCTGTTTCTTCCTTGCATTCTCTACAGGCGGCAGCCAATATGTCTTCTCCAAATTCAACATGTCCGGATGGGAAGTTCCACAGGTCTTTCGCTGACGCTTTACCGTCCCTCACCATCAATACGGAGCCGTCTCGAACTACGGATACGCTGGCAACCAGTACCGTCCTATTTTGCAAGTGACTCACTCCCATAAGGCTCTTTGGTTCAGTCAGATTTCCTGTTGTCGGACAACAACCTGTAAATGGCATTCAGCTTCTCGGATGTGTCCCTTACACCAGTACGAATCTGAAATATGGCAACGAGCATCGTTATCCAGAAAATCAAAGTCACAATTGGAATCAGGAATAAAATCAAACCGCTAAGTCCTACATTTGCCATCTGCATGTGGTCTCGTCCTCCCATTAACCTCGCTCCAGCACCACACTCCAGCACCACTGCCACATCGTCCAAGGACATGAATGCAGCCAAACTGTATATTCATACGTTGCTGATTTGCAGAAGCGAGGCTAGAGTAACATGACACTACTCACCTCTTTTGAATGGACGTTCTGTTTTGATGCGCACTCCGTTCTTCCATGCCCACTGACGAAGATCAGAACGAAATTCACCAGCACTAGTCCGATCAAAGGCAATAGTCACACCAGGTTTCCGTTTCTGGAAATGAATGATCACAGACGACATTTTATCTGGAATAAAGATGTATTTAATCTCTTCCCCCCTAATCATAGTCTTCCTGAACATAAGCGCTGAATCTTCGAGAGTAAGGTCACGATACTTCTGCGAAACGTAAATCATCAGTACCGTGAATCCCATCAGCAATAACATCGACAAGGCAATCGACATACTGCGGTATGGATTTGGCAAGGTAATGCTCACGGCAACCATGGAACCACACAGCCCACTAAGGGGTTGCAAAGGTGAGCTCGCCCTGATTTTATGCGGCAGAAGAATCTCTCCTCGCGGTACATTTTTTCTGCCCGATATCGGTGGGCATTGTCATACATAACTAGCATCAATATGCAGATGGGAGAGTGGTCACTTCCCAAACAAAATTCAATCCAAGTCGCTAAGACAACTGGACAATTGCAGAATCTGCGGTTCAATTCACGCAATTATACCATTTATTTGCTTATATTAAATTAAGACAGTCGCCTCCGGTTGCACCAAACAGGCTCATGCGCATGTGGCACGAGCCCACTCAAATGCTAGTTTAGATACAAGTCGTCTTACCTTAAGTTAAAAATGCCCTTCCCGGTCTCCACATTGATTGGCAGTGAGGAATGCTGGTGTCTTATGAGCCAAGACCCCTCTTCTTTGCGCAATCCGAATGTGAATCTATTGGCAATCTGACGTAGTTTTTGCCCCAATTCATTGTAGGCAGCGAAGGTAACAACACAACGAACAAAAGCGAGATCGGAATTTTCTTCAACTGCAACATCGCCGAAATCAATTTTGAGTGTAACACCTTCCTCACTTAACCCATCAAACCACTCTTTCACGCTTTCTCTCCACCGGGAAAACCCCACCAATTCCCAATCTCCCCAGCAATCATAAACGTGGATGTCAGAAGCGTAAGCAGATACAAACTTCTCTACGTCTTGCTCACGTACTGCGGTTGTGTAGTTTTCTAGAATATCCTGAACCTCATTGAAGAACGCTGTCATAGACTAGTTTCCTCCCAATAGTTAGTAAGAAATTGAAATATGGCGGATCACGGTTAACAACGCTAAATCCTTGTTCCAATCACTCCTTATCAACGTCATTCATATGTATAGACGAACACGCAACCCCAAAATCATCGGCGGACCATCAACAAATTCATTTTGGTTGATTTTTGCCGTTCACGCATTTCTGTTCAGAGATCGTCTGTCAGTAACCGAATAAAAATGGCGTGCGTCTAACCAGGGGAGGTGAACACCGAATGAAAATTCTACGGAATTTGCTCATCATATGCGCGGTGATAGTCCTCGTGGTTGTTATATTTTGGCAGTATAATCGACATATGGTGGGGCGTTATGCAAGGGATTCAGTCGCACAGGTTTACCATATACCTCAAAATGAGGTTGTCATCGAAGGAGTACAGGAACTTGGGTTCTGGAGATCTAAACTCAACCCATTTGCCTATCATTCGTGGTCAGTAGTTTTCACCATACCAGGTGGTCCCGCACCATCGAGTGGCGCATCGTACATCTGTAGCGTGGACGAACCCCGTTTTGATCATTTCAAGTTCATGGGTATCCCTGTTTCCTTGCCTCCGATGGGCGTCAAACATTAACTTCTGGTCAACTGTTGGTTGCTCATGGGGCTTTCGTGAACGGATCGAAGAAAGTCAACATCCCGCTCGTGAGATGAAAGTATGGCCGGTGTGGAACTACGACAAGCAGGGAACGAAATTTGCGGTAATATCTGAGCGAGCATTCACCTGAACAACCCCGGGTTATTTCACAGCTCAGCACATGCGACGGAGATCGCGCAATCGGGACAGTCCTACGAATTCAGAAACTTGGTAAATGAAGAGTCGTCGTGAAATAACTTGCTGAGGTCTCCGTATTTCTGCTGCACATCGGCGCGAGTAAAGGTATACGTGCTTACATCCTGGACGTCGAAATGTATCACGTCCGCATTTTGCACAAGCGAGAACAACACGGCCGCATTTTTTGCCATGAGTACATCCGGCTTGTTCCCGTTCCAAAACTGGTCATACGCATTCACACCTGATTGCCCTGGCCGATAGTAAACCGTTATGCCATAGGGCTTGTGCTCAGTCTGCAAACTAAATTTGTCAACATAATTGTGCGCAGGCAGCATTGACAATATCTGCCCCACCGCACTGTTATCGCCGACATAAGACCCTTCGTATTTGAGAAAGCCAGTTCTCTGCAAGGCACTGTTCGTACCTTGACCAGAACTCTGACCAGAACTTTGGCCAGAACCCTGACCAGGATTTTGCACCGGGCTTTGACCGGAACTTTGCCCTGTCCCCTGATTGGTGCTGCAGCCGACGATAGTCAAGGTCGCAACGACGAGTAAAGGAACAAGCCGCCATTTTGCTTGATGGAGCATTTTTATCCCCCAATCCAATTGCACGATTCCGTGTAGACCCAAGCTGTTGCATTATACATGGTATTCAAGGGCCGAGCCAGCGCA
The Alicyclobacillus curvatus genome window above contains:
- the istA gene encoding IS21 family transposase, translated to MRKIKEVLRLYHDVHLSERAISRSVNLSRDTVSRILGGFSEVGLSWPLTPDIDDPKLETLLFPNPQGRPKNCEEPDWNYIHLEYKKKGVTLQLLWEEYKAEHQDGYQYSQFCERYRQWKKTLQISMRQEHRAGEKMFVDYAGPTVPYIDLETGEVLQAQIFVAVLGATSYTFVEAQPSQALASFIGGHVHAFEFFGGVPQLIVPDNLKSAVLQPDRYEPIPNASYHEMAAHYGTAILPARPRKPKDKPHAEAGVLLAERWILAVLRNRRFFSIDEINQAIRPLVTKLNEKPFQKLEGSRRSLFERIDQPALRPLPTSRYEFAVWRKVKANIDYHVEASKSYYSVPYQLVGKELEVRLTQSVVEIFHRGTRVASHPRTYKKGKYVTEPAHRPKSHQKHVEWSPSRLIDWGKSIGPNTGELVKQLIESRPHPEQGYRSCLGLIRLSESYPRERFENAARRALALNSYSYKTVKSILKSNVDQCTLPLDMSEAPPITHENIRGPEYYSNPLSARKDLIN
- a CDS encoding ATP-binding protein, translated to MLNNQTIQILREMRLPGMADAYAHQLQTPNLSELTFEERFGMLVDAEYTARQNHRLTRLLREAHLKVQAHPEDIDYHQARGVDQGLLRSLFTGQWIASHHNLILTGPTGPVSWYSSSLFGHSKGLIPSELQLNFTVFV
- a CDS encoding recombinase family protein, giving the protein MSQVLGHLESQQRQYELVERAKTLGWVAPQILVIDQDLGQSGADGGRAGFKQLVADVGLGDVGIILGLEVSRLARNNADWYHLLDLCAMCNTLIADSDGVYDPSSYNDRLLLGLKGTMSEAELHLIRSRMQGGLLHKAQKGELKTWLPAGYEYDDDDKVVVARNEAIVTAIQLVFQQFLVLKTARRVLTWFRAEEIQVPVMHPSKGLTWKLPTYKTIHGILTNPIYAGTFVFGRTKYEKSIGPDGRLQVKARQVAREEWPIVIHDHHEPYISWDTFVTNQELLRRNFKGPRNSGSPQQGAALLQGLLVCGKCGRRMLVSYGGKGGNVQRYICGQAQRMQGAEHVCQGLGGKRLDQHVARLFLDTVTPARLAIIGEAMEQAEMRHVAEEKLLEKQLEKALYDAERAKRQYDRVEPENRLVARTMEKAWERGLREVQRVQKLLEERRDRKHNPLTAEEKSRIHALGRGLKRVWNSPQTTNRDRKELLRTLIRSIVVLVDQEQRVARCTVQWEGGAVTHFTSPLNKVGHHGNSTEEETVDLVRRLALHYPDDVIARILVRQHIRTGKGNNFNAGRVCSLRNHYNIPVFSGHSNTSETENMYTVAQAADELSVSTATVLRWLREGFIQGQQVAQGAPWQIEITDHLRERLVNEPSVDWVELRVAADRLNCTRQTVLNRMRSGLLPAVYVQNGKRRGYRFHVPLAPTEVPFL
- a CDS encoding ATP-binding protein, whose protein sequence is MLCRTGIGKTFIACALGTSACRLGLRVRYYRLSRLFQEMFVARGDGSYSKMVKALLKVDLLILDDWGLAQMSAQESRDLLDVMDDRFSTHSTCIISQIPVEHWHQQFVDSTVADAILDRLVHNAHQLNLRGESMRKVTSNLSKTEESGK
- a CDS encoding NUDIX domain-containing protein, whose product is MGVSHLQNRTVLVASVSVVRDGSVLMVRDGKASAKDLWNFPSGHVEFGEDILAAACRECKEETGLDVKLTNTTGIYNFESNTHDQVILFNFTAEVIGGIQNVGLYPDVSEATWMQLSELVKMDDKELRESRVIRQITQNLISRHFYPLTLFNQTLRQISTGGKCSTARPYS
- a CDS encoding SgcJ/EcaC family oxidoreductase, with protein sequence MTAFFNEVQDILENYTTAVREQDVEKFVSAYASDIHVYDCWGDWELVGFSRWRESVKEWFDGLSEEGVTLKIDFGDVAVEENSDLAFVRCVVTFAAYNELGQKLRQIANRFTFGLRKEEGSWLIRHQHSSLPINVETGKGIFNLR
- a CDS encoding DUF4825 domain-containing protein codes for the protein MLHQAKWRLVPLLVVATLTIVGCSTNQGTGQSSGQSPVQNPGQGSGQSSGQSSGQGTNSALQRTGFLKYEGSYVGDNSAVGQILSMLPAHNYVDKFSLQTEHKPYGITVYYRPGQSGVNAYDQFWNGNKPDVLMAKNAAVLFSLVQNADVIHFDVQDVSTYTFTRADVQQKYGDLSKLFHDDSSFTKFLNS